The following coding sequences lie in one Rutidosis leptorrhynchoides isolate AG116_Rl617_1_P2 chromosome 6, CSIRO_AGI_Rlap_v1, whole genome shotgun sequence genomic window:
- the LOC139854743 gene encoding uncharacterized protein, translated as MAWVKWDQILLPYEFGGLNVNSLKLKNLSLLTKWWWRFLTNENTFWVRIIKSIYGVNGNGEGTSFWRDKWIGDSPLCATFPRLFRLEEEKDASISDRVCFSDSGIVFNWSWSTLPGWRAADELASLTAEIEKFKFSNNQHPSWTWKFNPNGLFSTESLMHHLNSLAAATLGPLTPTVLNSSVPQKIGIFIWRAKQNKLPVRTELDKKDIDLDFVRCPVCDDDVETLLHSLVRCANSIDIWDRIKRWWNLDQLHITSLSDLANVSNAQISTNLGSALWQSVVWITSYYIWLHSNDRAFGKKNLSTSKIVSEIQSKSFEWINSRWKKGNLDWSKWLTNPRWFDAIHTKVGIG; from the exons ATGGCTTGGGTCAAATGGGATCAAATACTTTTGCCTTATGAATTCGGTGGTTTAAATGTCAACTCGTTAAAACTAAAGAATCTTTCTCTTCTAACGAAATGGTGGTGGCGCTTTTTAACAAATGAAAACACTTTTTGGGTACGAATTATAAAGAGTATCTATGGGGTTAATG GTAATGGTGAAGGTACAAGTTTCTGGAGAGACAAGTGGATCGGTGATAGTCCCCTATGCGCTACATTCCCGAGACTTTTTAGACTTGAGGAGGAAAAAGACGCATCTATCTCAGACCGTGTTTGCTTTTCAGATTCAGGCATCGTCTTTAATTGGAGTTGGAGCACCCTTCCTGGATGGAGAGCAGCTGACGAGCTTGCTTCTCTTACTGCTGAAATCGAAAAATTCAAGTTTTCAAATAATCAACACCCTAGTTGGACTTGGAAATTTAACCCAAATGGCTTATTTAGCACCGAGTCTTTAATGCATCATTTGAACTCTTTAGCCGCTGCTACTCTTGGTCCTCTTACCCCTACTGTTCTAAATTCGTCCGTTCCTCAAAAAATTGGAATTTTCATTTGGAGAGCGAAACAAAACAAGCTCCCTGTCCGTACCGAGCTAGACAAAAAAGACATTGATCTTGACTTCGTAAGGTGCCCGGTATGTGATGATGATGTGGAAACTCTCCTTCACTCTCTTGTGAGGTGCGCAAACTCTATTGACATATGGGATAGAATTAAACGATGGTGGAACTTAGATCAATTACACATCACAAGCTTATCGGATCTTGCAAACGTTTCAAACGCTCAGATTAGCACTAATTTAGGTTCCGCTCTTTGGCAATCGGTTGTATGGATTACTAGCTATTACATATGGCTACATAGTAATGATCGAGCTTTCGGTAAAAAGAATCTTAGCACTTCAAAAATCGTGTCTGAAATCCAATCTAAGAGCTTCGAATGGATTAATAGTCGTTGGAAGAAAGGCAATCTAGACTGGTCAAAATGGTTAACCAATCCGAGATGGTTCGATGCTATTCACACAAAAGTTGGCATAGGTTAA
- the LOC139854744 gene encoding uncharacterized protein, which yields MDPQVFQNPLFVHPSDGPGSLSIQEKLIGAQNYRSWRRSVEIGLSTKRKLGFVTGSVIRSTTNAVEAEQWDTCNNMVISWIMNSVSESIVKSIMFVGTASEIWKQLEKRFALSNGSRKYKLYKDMYSSEQLGSTVSEYYTRMKCIWEEIDSMSELPRIENVTPEIVAFLAALNLQKEEQHLFQFLNGLDEHFGALRSQLLLMTPLPNVEMACSMLQQEESQREMFSHSSVETTALYSKSSSGEKFSDKCAICGHKWHAPDKCWERIGYSAWHYKSKLAAKQSKAKTTFPSKSKKVAANVTQGNNVVFTSEQFEQLLKCLQ from the coding sequence ATGGATCCACAGGTGTTTCAAAATCCGTTGTTCGTGCATCCTTCCGATGGACCTGGATCGTTGTCGATTCAGGAAAAGTTAATCGGAGCTCAAAACTACCGGTCATGGCGTAGGTCAGTTGAGATCGGACTGTCAACAAAGAGAAAGTTAGGGTTTGTTACTGGCAGTGTGATCAGATCTACAACAAATGCTGTTGAAGCTGAGCAGTGGGACACGTGTAACAATATGGTGATAAGCTGGATCATGAATTCAGTTTCTGAATCGATTGTTAAATCAATAATGTTTGTAGGAACTGCATCTGAAATTTGGAAACAGCTTGAAAAGAGATTTGCACTTAGTAATGGATCGAGGAAGTACAAGTTGTACAAAGATATGTATTCTAGTGAACAACTAGGATCTACTGTTAGTGAGTACTATACAAGAATGAAGTGTATTTGGGAGGAAATTGATTCAATGAGTGAATTGCCAAGAATTGAGAATGTAACACCTGAGATTGTTGCTTTCTTGGCTGCCTTGAATTTGCAGAAAGAGGAACAACATCTTTTCCAGTTTCTGAATGGATTGGATGAACATTTTGGTGCTCTCAGAAGTCAGTTGTTGCTTATGACTCCTCTTCCTAATGTTGAGATGGCGTGTTCCATGCTTCAGCAGGAAGAGTCACAGAGAGAGATGTTTTCACATTCAAGTGTTGAGACTACTGCACTGTATAGCAAGTCTAGTTCTGGTGAAAAGTTCAGTGATAAGTGTGCTATTTGTGGACACAAATGGCATGCACCTGATAAGTGTTGGGAAAGAATTGGCTATTCAGCGTGGCACTACAAAAGTAAACTTGCTGCAAAACAGTCTAAGGCTAAAACTACTTTTCCAAGTAAGTCAAAGAAAGTGGCTGCAAATGTTACTCAAGGAAACAATGTTGTTTTCACATCAGAACAGTTTGAACAGTTGCTGAAGTGTTTGCAATGA